aatTGGGTCCAAGAACGgcttgattacaaacatttctcaaaatatcttcctttgtgtttatcagaacaaagaaatatatacgggtttgtaacaacatgagagtgagtaaataaagacagaaattttatttttgggtgaactacccctttaagaaATCAGCATTAGATAATTGGTGTCCCCTAGTGGTCTTAGGTGGTGCAGCAACTAAAAGTTTCACAGCAACTTCAGACTTGTGGctttgcatttatatatatatatatatatatatatatatatatatatatatatatatatatatatatatatatatatatatatatatatatatatatatttgttgaaacatatattttatgtattctataattttttgtaaatacatttctaaatataaaaaacaaaaaacatcatacattttcataattattttttacatgatTTTTTTCAGCAATATTCCgactcttaaaaaaaataattaggtGCGTACTGCAAAATATTCatgaattattatatattattttagttaaatGTGGAAAACTAGTTTATGCAATATGGAATTTTAGCCTAAAAGCATTAACACATACGAAATGAATTGACGTTCACAATGATAACACAAGATTAGACCGTTTTGTGATGACTGAATAACTGCCAGTGCCACgttaaaacacaacaaattgATCATTTACATAAAACGACACACACGTGTAAACCAAATGCACACCCCAAAGAAAACAAAGTTTCTAGATGAAACCTGAGTAGTGGGCGGCAATGCCGCGTCAGCTCATCTGCCCAGCCTCCGACGCCACGCCGACAGATGTGCAAGATGTCCCAGCGCTCAACTTTTTacgtttgttttattttatgtttgcaAACACTGAGTACATTCATTTGTGTCGTTCGTGCAAACGAATCAAATGACGAAATTAAAATCGAGGTCACGTTTGTACCTGAAAACTGCACGCAGAAAGCCAAAAGAGGGGACATGTTGAACGCGCATTATGATGGGTATCTTGCCAAGGATGGATCGAAGTTTTACTGCAGGTATGCACGCTTTTACTAACGAACTTTTGACTTATAAAGTGAATCGTATGTATCTCTGTGTGTAAGTTATACGACTTCTCATAAAGATAACGATATAAACTCAAGACCCATAACACGAAGGACGACAACTATATAGCGATTTTTCCCCAGCTGATCCCACGTGAAACAACTtcgtagtatactttagtatttactgtagtaaactACGTAGTCAAACTCCTTGATAGTGTTAAACCTTACCAAAGTATGCAACAGTATTTACTACTATTAATTAATTCAcaagtaaatacaacaaaaCACTACTACATAACATGGTAGTAATAACTATAATATACTACCGTGTTCATTTTGAATTTACCATACTGTACCATATTATCATAATATAGGATAAACGCTAAAACATTTAACAGCCAATCAAAATCTTCAATCAGGCACTTGGAATTTAAAGGGCCAGCGCATTTGAAATCTGAAACTCGACTTTAGAATAAACATAATGTTATATTTGGTTCGTGTGGACGCTATATTATCTATAGCATACCGTCTCTTGGTGTTTATGGGCCTTAACGCTGTGTATTCGTTTCCATTTTCTATAGTCGTTCCACAAAAACTGGCCACCCACACTGGTTTGTGTTGGGCGTTGGATCGGTTATTAAAGGTCTCGATTTAGGACTGAAGGACATGTGTCCTGGTGAGAAGCGAAAAATCACGATTCCCCCTTCTTTGGCGTACGGCGCACAAGGCAAAGGTAAGTCTTGCCTCCTCAAACATGTAAAGTAGGGTTGGGTCGCTCCTTACACGCGGTGGCGCTGTTTTTATCTTTAAGCCCTGCtgaaacaacaataaaaaccatcagatacatttatttgtagttattgattataatgggaattgTACTTGTTTTAATCAAAACTATAATGggtataaatgactggattttGCATAGAAAGCTAAAGGAACAGTGGAAAGTTTCCGAGTCATCATTATTCCCAACCGACAGAGGGCGCCATTGACACTCGCGTATGTAAAGTTGGAGAAATATCCACTTCAGACTTTAAAGCATGGCACTTTGCATAGAAATTAAGTGTTGAATCAAATGTTAATTTAAGCAATCTTAACTGCTTCAAAATACATGACATTAACAAAATCGTTGATCATTTATATTTACtatagaaataaaaacaatattgtgtAACACACAACAAGGCCTTTACAGTGTATGCACACAAATAAATACTTGTATTCAGGTTTCAGAATAAGCACTTGGTCACTTGTATTACATGTTGTCTTACACCCATTTGTTGATGGAATGCCTTCTGGTGGACCGGAACCGAGAGTACCCCCTTAAATCCACACTATATAAAGAAATTTTGTAATGTGTTAATGGTAAACATCTGATGGTTCTTAATGGTATTTGTGACAGAAATCATTAAAATTTCagttgttttttcagcagggttgtccaataacaaaaatatattgttttaaataaatacaataataaacttattttaaacttaataaaattaaaggattagtctattttctttgaaaaaaaaagttgataagaaattatgttttttttgaggaaaacattctaggatttttctcattttaatggactttaatggaccccaacacgttacagttttaatgcagtttaaaattgcagttttaaaggactcgaaacgatcccaaacgaggcataagggtcttatctagcgaaacgattgtcatttttgacaagaaaaataaaaaatattcacttttaaaccacaacttctcgtctatctctggTCCTGTGACGGCCCAGCGCGACCAAGTAATTGCATAATTGCataaggtcacgtgttacatatatgaaacgcacatttgcggaccatttaaaacaataaaccgACACAAAGACTTTTAtaagtatcattcgacatacaacaactgGTGTGTCACAcaaccggaggaagacgagaagttgtggtttaaaagtggattttttaTAGCCAAAAacgacaatcgtttcgctagataagacctttatgcctcgtttgggatcgtttagagtcctttgaaactgcattaaaactgttaagtgttggggtctatttaaatgagaaaaatcctggaatgttttcctcaaaaagcataatttcttctcgactgaacaaagaaagacatcaacaattTGGATGTTATGgcggtgagtaaattatcttttttaaagtgttaatAAGTGTTTTCCTCCATTTTCATTGCAAGAAAATGATTACAGTTATATTTCTGTGACAAAATAGCTCCTGTACCACCAAATGCAACGGTGATCTTTGAGGTGGAGCTTTTGTACATCACCAGAGGACCACGCAGCATAGAAGCCTTCAAAGAAATTGACGTTGACAATGACAAGTTTCTCACGAAAGAGGAGGTAAACCAGATCAAATGATAACATGCATCCTAATAGTTTGAGTTGCAAACATGTTCTGATAAAATAATAATGCTAGATCTGTTTACATCCTagttgtaatttatttatttatggatAATTGGGGTTCTTGATTTACTTTATCATTTtgtatttacagattaaaacaTACTTGAAACTGGAAGCAAAGAAGTTGAACACACAGAAAGAGGAATCCTATTTTGATGACGTTGTAGCAGATGTGTTCTATAAGAATGATCACGATGCGGACGGGACCTTATCCATGAACGAGTACAACGTTTATGAGCATGATGAACTATAAAATCTGATAATTGATATCGTAGGAAACACACTTTTATGCAGCTGGTGCACTGAACATTCTCAGAAATATCTTATGGGTGAGGTTAAGGATTCCACTGTAAAGAACACCACTAAATAAACTCTTAATAAAATTGACTCAAATACTTATTTGACTATCTTGCAAAATGCATGCACTTTTGAAAGATATGAAGAGACCCACTATAACATAATGAAGAAAAAATTGCATGTATTGTTTGAAGCCAAAATTTTATCACTATAGAGGTATGCATTGACGTCACTTTTCGGAGCCGGAGCACGCCCTCTTGAGTGGCAAAcgttcaacaaaatggctggttttcatagcgGCTGCTGCGAAAATGCaagtaaaactgactattatcagcttaaattgaatttagttggacttgatagcagaggtggacaataattagttacattaattacattttccaagcattgTGCTTTAATAGGGTGTTTGTAttgggaaaaaatttacttcactacattctgaagcatagaatcatactgttattcttttatattgcatattaaaatgtatttagtacctaattacattaaaattgtgtacttttacttgagtaaaaatatgttaatgtacttaaatattaaatgtaaaacaaaaactttatgaaatgtaatagagtaaaaattatgataatatgctttggaatgtatgtttttcaaagaaaaacactgataaaatacaaatacttgaaaaaaatacttttaagttgAAAGTAAAACCTCTACTTGATAGTGACCCTAGCACAGTAATTCTCAAACCCCCCCCAGTGgaccgccaaaagatgacctaaactaggcaagtgtttatacaatcgtcacatatttaagtagatttttaatgcacttgcgaAACTGTGACATCagttctgttttaataacgtaaaaatggatcggtTGGCTAAACCACAGAGGAGTCAAAATaaaagatcaagcgtcaactgaaagcagctaaaatccacaaatctattagttttgaAATGTAATAGTTTTtgttcatgtgtaaaatccctgtaatttcagtgattttggacattaaggggaatttttttttcagtattttattgttaccatagtaacaaccatagacttcatatacccaccacctcagttttaaactaatggctctttggaatgacattaattgggacctaggctgttacagtatgtttaattgcatttttttttgcacaatttgcagtttgttgttcatattaagctgcaactcatttcacatttactttttcagatgaaataaaattcatataataatttctgaacgtagcattgcatttgtttaaaaaaaataagtttttgacttgaaaaaactttttttttcaacttttttgtgggattctgttaggtggtcctcagaaaaaaattggaagataaagtggtccttgggctgaaaaagtttgagaaacactgccctaGCAACTTGTCAACCCACCTGTTGTCAGTGGACGTTGGCATGAACGATCAATTTACTTCTCCTTTCGGTGTTTTTTGGCAGTGTGTAAAACGATAGCTCCGAATTCTTGTTAAATCTGTTAGTACAGTCAATCGCACAACAGCTTTTTCCCATTTAGACGCGTTTTCCCCGTGTTTTCACACTGTACACAAATGCTGACGCTCTGTCTTTTGcactcagtgggcgtaaccgcaGTCACGTTCGCCGAAGGTGACGTCACGTGCATAACCTCTACAgccatgctaatcttgctataAACATTCAGATCGCTAGGTGGCAGTCTAGTACAGCTgtttagtttttaaaaacaagaGGTACATCTAGTCAGCTGTAACTTGCAGACAAAtgtgaacaaagaaaaaaaggTCTCTAGCCGTCACTGGGGCAGTCCCATTTAGTATAacatgaactctttaggtacaaagaaGTATTTTAAAAGTGTGCCGCCCCAGTCACAGCTAGGGACCAATTTTGATAATTTTTCTGACGGTGTAGGTGTAAGACTAATTTTTGGATGCAGTTTGGTGGGAAAAAACTGTGTCATTTGCCCATTTCCTGGCACAGTTTATATAGAGGAACATTGTACGGTGAGAAATGTCAGTGGTAATTATTAAAAACAGCCAAACAACCAGAATTaagttaaaaaatgtatagttATGTACATTCAATCATGCAaagacagttttttttttagcacagaTTCAACTCAAATCTTGGTTTTCCAAACCAAGTGTGTGTAAGACTCCTCTGAGTTCCTAACTCCCTCCACATGCCAAAAGTGACGTAAACCATGTATGTGCCAAGACTCCAGACAATAAAGACAGAGGGGTTTGAAGACATTAAAATGTAGCAAAAGTTTTACTTTCAGTGTAAATTGTATATCTTCATTAAGTTTGTCAAACAAATCAAATTAATCATTTTGTCTTATATCTGTGAAAGGTAAACGTCTTTACATTTTGGCTATTTTAGGACTCCTTTATCTTTTCAAGTTTTGAAGTTAGGCTTTGATGAGCAGATGTCCGTCCCTAAGGCATAGTGATTACAGGTCAACTAGAGAGAGTATTGTTTGGAGACCACCAGCACAGTTTTCTGCAATACTTCACCCTTGTCCAGTTTCCATGGCTTGTTGtttgagtaaaaataaaagaaaatgttaGATACTAGCATTAGTTTAGCAATGTGAGCTTTATTACTTTACATATAATTCAGTACATCTGTATAAAATGTGGTGTCTGTCTTGTGACTTAACTGATCAGTcctacaaaaaaacaataaaaggaGTTTTATAGTTGCATGAATGAAACTTAACAGAGCTCTTTTGTCTGACACTAAAAGGCATTTACTATGCTCTGCATTTTAGCTCAGTGAAGAAGTCTCAGTACCAACAAATGCTGTCTTGTATGAAATCTGATGAAAAATCCTGAACATTTTCTGTGACTTACTCTGTTAAAAAGAGTCAAGTTTGTCagctttaaaacatgcattCAGAAACAAAATGCATTATGAAGGCTGATCTAGTTCTCTCGGTGGAAAAAAGCAACAGGAGAAAGCCAGCTTCCTTTTGGGAATGTTGCCATGTCAGACTGCAAATGTGTTATGGCTGTACAAACATGCCCCGGGAGACCTGAGCTGACTTCAAATGtagattaaaaaaaagatgaatCAGACTCATCTGCTAAAAGCTGTAAGAGATGAAGTCCAAAAGAATCTCATTTAAAAAGTTGAAGGCACATATTTTAGGGAAAACATATTAAATGTAATCGGTAACAGATTACTATAacgttgtatttgtaaacattagtaaatgcattaactattGAACAATATGAAGGAGCAATATACTGTAGTTTCTCtgcatttgttaatgttagttcattgtgcataaaaggaaaacaccactgtttttcaatatttaactagttcttacctcaacttagacaaattaatacataactatctttttcaatgcgtgcacttaatctttgtacagtgcgtcatgaatgtgttagcatgtagcctagccccattcaatccttaggatccaaacagggatgaatttagaagccaccaaacacttccatgttttccctatttaaagactgtgacatgagtagttacacgagtaagtatggtggcacaaaataaaatgtggcgctTTTTTAAAcgaataaaaatgagaactatattgtatggcggaagagcacttagtttgcagcactttgacctcaggtgcagtaatattgacagaagtttgagcaagagggggagtagtcaggagtgatgatgttactgcgcaccGAGGTCGAATAATTTATCGGATGTGCCTTTCCTTTACACAGTGACATCGTTTTTGGGGCTTAAAAACgcaaaaaagtgaaaccacccTCCAGAGTGCTAATCTTAAAAACGCTCTACCATTTTGTTCCCGTAAAGGGTAAAAACGCATAAGTCTGCTAATGGTGGCTCTCGCTGCATACGCGTTTACGTCACAGGCATGCGCCAGTTCAGGAAAATACCAACAAACATGTCGGATTATTTCCATACGTCGGACCTTCAAGTTGCCATAGCAGCTTTGATAAATATACAAGAgtctttccagcagttgtacgaaATATTCACAGCTAGTATTACTGATCAGAGAAGGCGCATTAATTACCTCTATCAAATTGTTGATGCGCCAATTCGTCGTAGGCAAACCAGGCAGCTTTGAACGAGACTTGGAAGAACAAGGAAGGTTGTAtacgaggggcaaccttccgatctctctgatgaagccaatacggaagtgatttaaactgcagtTCATTGACTGGCCGCTTGAGGCTGGCTcaaaaagggagtcaattcccatagacaactttacagtagaaagtAATATGTTTACCGCCTGgttcaaaaagtgtttttggtctatatagctaattttgcccttcatgacaactgtgagagGGGTGAAATTTTTTGTAAcccattttttaaaattatattaagccttaaagttctgcataattaagggcgtggccgctTGAttgacggttgaacagccactgctgtcactagactcGCGATAAGCGGCGTTGtttcacctcagcttcacccatgtcccgcctctttacccattttcggttttccGCAAGTGATTCACGGTGACGCaaggccaagatggcgacggcaggcaacgcctacttcaagcttcaaaaacgatctttgcaaaccaatgggtgatgtcacggaCACTGCATCCATAATTTTACGGTCTATGGTTGTACACAGGCGCGGGGacttggtgttgttgtgtgtcggtgcttcacattgccacctagacgcctggagtgcatactacatCGAATATCACATACTTTTATGTAACCATATGCACgcagaccccccccccccccaaaacgCTTGTATAAACTCGGGATAAAAAGTGAGAATGCaacgttacttttgcgttttctcTTCAGATCGTTTCCGTGTAAATGTAGCCTAAGTGCTCGTCTGCCATAtaatgcttaaaaaatcgccatgttttattttgtaccaacATATTTAATcttgtaactactcatgtaactgtctttaaatggggaaaacatggaagggtttggtggcttctaaattcatccttgtttggatcccaaggaaagaatggggctaggctaaatgctaacatattcacagcgtgctgtacaaagattaagtgcacgcattgaaataagatagggatgtattaattcatctaagttgaggtaagaacatagtaaaatattgaaaaactgtggtgttgtcctttaactaatgttaacaatacaactttacatttttataatgtattagtaaatacTGAAATAACACAAATGCTGTATTAAAGTATAAGAagtattgctcattgttagtttatagctaatgcattaactaatgttaacaaatacaacctaaCTGTAAAGTGTTTCCATGCAATCTTTCAAACTAAAGACATCACAAATAAAAAGCAACCCTAATAGGAACATGTAGTGTCCCAATGAAAAAGTTTATCACATCCGAGGAACAACCAGAGGAACAGCAACACTTACAGCATAAACAACATCTGCATAAAGTCAGGCCAAATTCCAATCTCAAGAGTTCACACACACTGCAAACTCCTCGAACAACAAATGGCAATACCACAACGCTGAGAGAAACATGTTTAATCCATTCACAATTGATAGTGCaccatgtgtttttttaactcaCTGTTATCATTTTTATCaatcatttatattttcatgtttgttatttttgtttttagataATTTTGTTGTTCCTCAACACTGTTAGCACAGCATTAGGATTTATCTACATGTTTTTGTTTTCCAtgtacaacaacaacaacaacatgttAGGTGTTTGGTAGTATacaagtgttttatttttacacatgCAAGCCGTATATCAAGTCTGCACATCTCGGACCTGACAGGTCTGCAATTTATGGGGATGGCATGGCAGTATAAGGAACCTCATAAACACCCAAGCAGATGCGTTTACATGGGAAGATGGCTGAGAGAAAGTTAATAAATAAGATGTTTTGTTTTGCGGTGACTAATCTGTATCGTCTCCTCGAACAGCGCTTTAAGCTATCGCTATTTTAAGAGGCTCCGAACAAAAGGAAATGACGTCAGATGGATTTGATTATTTGTGCTCTTTTAGGATCAGTGCAGATGCAATGGATAATTTAGTAAGAAACAGACTTCCTCATGCCAAACGCAAGACCTCATTTCTTCCAACAAAAAACTGTTCAATTAGGCAGGCAATGTGGAGAACAGATCTGAGTACTGAGGTCATATGTATCCTATTCATCATTGCTTTAGCATTTCCCTTAACAACCCCCCAGACTACAACCAGCGCTCCACTTTTGCATttcaaacaacaaaaatgtgctgtctGATGGCTCAAAACACtttaacattctttaaaaaaaaaagaagggagttaaaacatatttagttTGTTGTGAACAATGAATAAAAGTACTGAAAGGAGTTTTTGTGTCTTTAgcgaaaaaaaaaagattttgtgCCAAGTACAGACAGTTTTGTGATAAACTCGAAACATGTGTCTTCTCTCAATTTTCCAATGGTTTCAATAACCAATGGTGCTTTTTATTGGAGGAGGAGGGGAAGAACAGTACATATTCCCAGGATTAGGAATAAATCCTTTGATCCTTAGACACAGAAACATGTAACTTCTTGACAAACCATAGCAATCGCACTTCCTTAAGAATGCATAGTTGATGCAATGTAAATATGTGATGAACATCATACAGACAGTTTGTCGTACAGGAATTCAATGCTGAAATGAGGATTGTGATAACTTTACTTCACTGCAGAAAAGAAAGGCATTCATACACGAAACAACcatgcaataataataataataatgctatGCTTGGCTATGTAAAAGCGTTATGAATATCAACTTGCTCGGGGCCGTCTTTTATCGCCATCAATCAGCCACATTAAAGTAATATATTTTGACACATTTTTTTAGGAATCAACTGTCTTTGCTGAGACATGCGCAATGTTTAAGCATGGTGAGCTATAATCAAAAACTCAAAGTTGTCAGGATAACAACAGTGTGACATCAGGCGCACTGACATCACTGAAATTTTGCAAAAGAGAAACTCCAATAAAACTTGCAAACGCTTATACTCCCCAACCCCAAGAGGTATTTATCACAGGTCATCATTGGctattattgcttttaaacttacaGCCCTGGAGTGATCAATCACATGCACCCCCACTGCAAGACCATCCACACATTCCTGCAATGGAGTTATTGGTGGGGGGAGAGAAAGGGGCGTGGCCTGTGTCTGAGGTGGATATTGGTTCGAGTCTTTTAGCAACATGCCTGTGAGttgtatagacccttttacagcccacgtgatcaaatagcctgcgcacGCATTTTGGCAATAGAAGTGGTGTTGTTCCCCagtggttctaacgtgttagcaattcagaaaacgtattaaaacggtttcacagcttcaaaatgtctggttgttgcgtttggttgcactaatataatactAATTATataatactaatatacgtatacactcacctaaaggattttTAGCAACACCATACTAAtcctgtgtttgaccccctttcgcatTCAAAACTgtcttaattctatgtggcattgattcaacaaggtgctgaaagcattctttagaaattttGGActatattgataggatagcatcttgcagttgatggagatttgtgggatgcacatcaaggcacgaagctcccgttccaccacatcccaaagatgctctattgggttgagatctggtgactgtgggggccattttagtacagtgaactcattggcatgttcaagaaaccaatttgaaatgattcgagctttgtgacatggtgcattatcctgttGGAAGTAACCATCGGATGGgttgggtacatggtggtcataaagggaagGACATGGTCAGAACAAcgaacaatgctcaggtaggccttggcatttaaaggcacacaaggcaagtctgagtattatttctctactagctccccctagtgtctgggagtaaatgcgttctatatctaagactatacgagactgaaggacaccgggtcggatacagcgaacttgcaagtggggttttcttcctacagacggtaggggcgggcgagagagtcttcattcgtcatgtaatgagtcatttaaccatataccgacttacgaagatgatttattaacataaaaatgctgccttgtgtccctttaaaagatGCCCAATTAGCACttaggggcctaaagtgtgccaagaaaacatcccccacaccattacattaatgagaaattgaagaggtgttcctaataaccctttaggtgagtgtatatgtatctggccactttatatttggccatctgctaacgtcttctatctaCGTCttcactccactatagtacacggatctggtgtTGAAAAAATTGATAAAgtcaaattttttaaataactttctctgtctgtgttgcttcactgcagattcttgccatacttcagTTGCCAAAATGTGCGCGCATacgttgccacgtcatcattgtgtgcaaagagtaaaagggtctatagtaCCAAATAAAAACTGTACAATCATAATAAATCACACTGGCAAAAAATTGTGTCACTggagcagtaccctttaaaaaggtcctaatatgtatacattaaggtagagatatgtatacatttggtaccaatatataccactgaggtactaataagtaCCTCTTAGGTAGTAATATATGCACTTTTATCAGTACACTTTTTGCTGCCATCTCTAGCCCAGTCCCAAATGTCACTCTcggacttgtggacttcctcagagtcTATTtcgatgacatcatgtagtgcagatcTTAGAGACCCTTGACGCGAGTCCACAAAGGTgcattttgggacagactcaagCGTCACACCAGAAATAGGAGAAGTTgtccatcagtgtgaactcctcccatccgattgctctttcgcaagaaCTTTTGGGTTGGTAAAATGGTGAAGCCTGCAGCAGTGTGGGCTTCGCCAAAGTCCACATCAAGTGTGCAAAGGGGAGCACACTTCGGAGCATAAAAATGaaagatgggacaccctacggactcataGACCAAGCaagcacgcgcaatttaaggtcACAAGAccaaaagtccacatgaagtgcaccatttgggacagggcctctCTTTACATTCAAATACcactacaacctgaatggatgcttgtGGATGCCTGGTGGCTCCAGTGCTTCATCGATCCACCGTTTTAGCTTGCCTAAATAATCCTGAACAAAGAAATGTGGAAACATGCGTTTAGAAACAATTCTTTGAAATTGAACGTTTTGAAATTCTCTCTTATGATggattttaaaaataatcacAGTACACACTTTCTATATAAGCCAAATAGAGGACtttaattcaattaaattcaattaaattatatttatatagcgcttttcacaaaagtaaattgtttcaaagcagctttacataaatagaagcagtgaagagcacagaaaaacgacagatagcacaacaaaatacatgatagcataagcagttaaatttgctgaggctatgactcaatattataagtgaacatattactaaagtaacgtctagaagaggaagctcagtaaagcccaaaaaggctgcctccccggggtgaaaaaccccctaggagaaaaaaacccccgggcttttat
The genomic region above belongs to Paramisgurnus dabryanus chromosome 15, PD_genome_1.1, whole genome shotgun sequence and contains:
- the fkbp7 gene encoding peptidyl-prolyl cis-trans isomerase FKBP7, with amino-acid sequence MCKMSQRSTFYVCFILCLQTLSTFICVVRANESNDEIKIEVTFVPENCTQKAKRGDMLNAHYDGYLAKDGSKFYCSRSTKTGHPHWFVLGVGSVIKGLDLGLKDMCPGEKRKITIPPSLAYGAQGKAPVPPNATVIFEVELLYITRGPRSIEAFKEIDVDNDKFLTKEEIKTYLKLEAKKLNTQKEESYFDDVVADVFYKNDHDADGTLSMNEYNVYEHDEL